The genomic DNA TTGTTGAAGAGCCACTCGACCATCTTGATCGAGTCCACGAGGGAGTAGTTCATGCCGGGCAGCTCCAGGCTCAGGTCCTGCAGCATGGAGGCGATCATGGGGTACAACCGCCGTGAGAGGTCGTTCGCCGCAGCAAAGCAGCCGTGCTCATCGACGTCCCTGGGATTCTTGGGATCATGCGCTATCAACCTCTGTGAGGGGCAGCACCCCAGTAGAGACGGGCTCACCACGCTGAATTTCTTTGCCCCCGCACCATACAAGTCCTGCGCCATTTCATTCTCAGAGAAACAGATCGGATATGCATGCAAAGCCACGATCTATGCAAGCCCTGAACGAATTTGTGTAGCATTTCATTCACAAAGAAGCAGATATGCATGCAAATTAGAGCCACCATCTAAGCAAGTCCTGAATGAATTTACTTGGATGCGAAGGGGCAGTTTGGTGATATATGTACCTTTAGAAATCTTGTGTAGGAGGCCACGAGGCCTTGCAAGAATTCTGTGTCGTTACGATGACAGTTATGGTCTGGGAAATCGGTGCACTCGAACAGATCGTTGTTGCCGGTGTTGATGAGAATGAGAGATCTGGATATGAGATCAGCATGGCCCCACATTCGGGCGAGTTTCTTGAAGCTCCCCACCTGCTCAGTCAAGGAAATAACTTGCGTACACTGTAGAAACAAATTAAACCAAGGTCAGCGACATGCAAGTTTGTCTCTATCAGCAATTGGCCAAGCACACAGACTGCAGGCAAATAAATAGCACTTTCAACTTATATGGATGTGTGGTAGATGTACCACTCGTCCATTGCCGGTGGCATCAAGAAGCCCTGACCCTCCTGATGCGAAGTTGATGCCCGTGCTCATCCGGGTAGCGAGGCTCGCGTTCGACAGGGAGAGGAAAGGTGGCGGGCTCTCATCAAATTGAAGCAGTTGAGCTATATTGAATTCATAAGCAGCAAATTGGTCAGTTACATTCATTTCCAGCTTTCTGAGAAACAAGTTCCTCTCCAGGACTTTTCTTTTGAAACGAatcatgcaggagagctgccgattatattaaaaagaagatgaaatccAGACTGAGTCAACAACAGTGCAACAAACCCAAGGGACTGACCAACGACCACAAGACCAACAAACCCATGCAGCAGCaactaaaaaaaaatacaaaatgaagATCGCCAGATGCTCCCGCACAAACTTTGCCTCTCCAGGACTTCAAAAGCCTTCTCAAAATAGACTTTCCAAAACGGATGTGAGTACATGCTTCGCGTGCAAATACATACCTAACCGGTCCGCCATGTTGTAGCCATTGCTGAACCGGCCAGTCGGTGCGTGGCCGGGGTAG from Setaria italica strain Yugu1 chromosome VII, Setaria_italica_v2.0, whole genome shotgun sequence includes the following:
- the LOC101768077 gene encoding GDSL esterase/lipase At5g55050 — encoded protein: MASWGGALVFVVLCFTVELATQGTAEPLLPAVFVFGDSMVDVGNNNFIEKCNISCKANYPHFGVDYPGHAPTGRFSNGYNMADRLAQLLQFDESPPPFLSLSNASLATRMSTGINFASGGSGLLDATGNGRVVGSFKKLARMWGHADLISRSLILINTGNNDLFECTDFPDHNCHRNDTEFLQGLVASYTRFLKDLYGAGAKKFSVVSPSLLGCCPSQRLIAHDPKNPRDVDEHGCFAAANDLSRRLYPMIASMLQDLSLELPGMNYSLVDSIKMVEWLFNNTATPSYNFTVLDSACCGGGPFGAYYGCDSSAPLCRDRSNHLFWDDYHPTDAATGVAAKLMFGDTTGLFVHPINVKQLVQL